CATCTACCGGATCTCGTGGAAAAACGTCGAGCCGCCGTCCCACTCGGTGCATAGCGAGCAGGTCACCGGCCTGGTGAAGATGGATGATCGCATCATCCTGGTGCTGGACTTCGAGAAGATCGTGGGCGAGCTCTGCTCGGAGAGCGCCTTGAGGCCGCTTGCAGAGGGCGCCCTGCTGTCAGCCGAAGGTGGCGTCGTGGACCGCTCCCACAAAACGATACTGGTCGCCGATGACTCCCTGTTCATTCGCAATACCCTGTGCCAGACCCTGCGTTCGGCCGGCTATGCCGTTACCGAAGCGGAAAACGGCGCCGAGGCATGGGGCATCATTCAGGATAAAATCACCCACTGCACCCAGGACGGCAGCGACTTCAGGTCCCACATCAGCATGATGATCACCGACGTGGAGATGCCGCAGATGGACGGCCTGCACCTGACCTCGCTCGTGCGCAAGGAAGAGACGCTGAAGAGTTTGCCGGTTGTGATCTTCTCCTCCCTTGCCTCCGAGGATAACAAGCGCAAGTGGATCGGGCTGGGGGCCAACCATATCCTGACCAAGCCCGATCTGCCCAACCTTGTCAGGGTGGCGGACGAACTGACCCAGTAGCCGTCCTGCCGGCCGAGCCCTGTGCCCACGAGGCTCATCTCTCGTTTTCATCACCTTGTGCCTCTCGCGGGCCGTTCGGTTTCCCCGTTTCGAGCCGGGCGGCCGGCGGGGCCTCCCCATTCGCCGCTCTCCGGGCTGAAGCGTCAAGCT
The genomic region above belongs to Oryzomonas sagensis and contains:
- a CDS encoding chemotaxis protein gives rise to the protein MKQTNILLESDTNELEIVEFRIDEMDDHNNLVPCHYGVNVAKVREIIRLPQMSRVVNAKPGVEGMIKLRDKVITVINLAKVLGKDTGDLVADRVVVLEFNNLMVGVLVHSVSRIYRISWKNVEPPSHSVHSEQVTGLVKMDDRIILVLDFEKIVGELCSESALRPLAEGALLSAEGGVVDRSHKTILVADDSLFIRNTLCQTLRSAGYAVTEAENGAEAWGIIQDKITHCTQDGSDFRSHISMMITDVEMPQMDGLHLTSLVRKEETLKSLPVVIFSSLASEDNKRKWIGLGANHILTKPDLPNLVRVADELTQ